The genomic stretch TGTTCTCTACACTGAGTTACTGGCCAAAAGTTTGCAATGAGTGCTCTTCATCGTAACAGTTCTATTATTTTTTCCAATCCTTTCCAGCCAAGAGAGTATGCAGCAGTCTTCATCCCATCATGATGTGGCCATGGACTTGATAAATAGTGTCACTGGAGTTGATGATGAAGGCCGTTCTCGCCAAAGGATTCTTTCTTTTGCTGGAAAAAGGTTTGCTAACCTTGCCTGGTTAACCTTTCCTCTCCCAAGTTTGTAATGACTCCAAATTTTAATGAACTTCATCTGTGTATATATTATTTTACTAGTTTTAACGATTTTTTATGCAGATATGTAAGTGCAATTGAAAGGAATCCCGACGACCCCGATGCATATTATAATTGGGCCCTAGTCCTTCAGGTAAAAAATATAGCCCTTGAACCATATTTGCATCATGACATTGTTAACCCTGACTGTGACCAATGCACAGATTTGAATTTCATTGTTTAAACTAAGCATGTAAAATGGACATCACAATGTTACTTTCAGTTTTAGATAAACGCACTTTTCAAACTATTAATATAGGAGAGTGCCGATAATGTGGACCCCAATTCTGGTTCCTCCAAAGATTCATTGCTTGAGGAGGCTTGCAAAAAGTATGCTGAAGCTACCCGACTTTCCCCAACTCTTTATGATGTAAGTTCCTCATTTGtttcattagttttttttttcgagaaaacgcaaaggacctttgcgtttcTTTTCATTGAAAAGGTAGAATTTGATTTACAAACCTCCTAGGAGGTGGGTTACAACAAGATGTAGGCTAACTTAGTGCACATCCCAGGTGGATGGCAAGACTACTCTAAGCCCTTTTGCGCCTGCTCTTGATGCCCACACTTTTACTGGGCACCATTTGTTTCATTAGTTTGGAATATGAATTCTTAGATATTATATTTATATGGGTTTATATCATCTAAAATAAGCCAAAATGGTAATTATGTAGTCTGTGAGCTCTTAGATCATCCTACAGAATATGATCTCATGGAGTCATGGTTCTGATGGAGAAATGCTACCTCTCTGTCACTTTAGATAATCGTGCTTTGTCAGGCATGTCCACACTTTTACCATATTGATACTCTGGCACATTACTTTTTCTTATAGGCATACTATAATTGGGCTATTGCTATTGCTGATCGGGCTAAAACACGAGGTAGAACTAAAGAAGCCGAAGATCTCTGGAAGCAGGTTAGTTCACATGAATCACATATCTACAGTCTTTGTCCGTGTTAAACGCTGAGGTTTTCCTATACAATATGTGTGTCTGATACTACTTGATCTGTAGTGTCTGTGAGGCTTGTTCAGTGATGCAATTTTAAATCATTCTGTGGTTTAGATGATCAAATTTTGCGCAATTTTTCGTTGACTTGTAGCTTAATTTGAGCTTGTAATTATTTGCTGCAGATACCGGTGTGCTTTGTTCTACATAATACTCCCTCCGCCACGTAATATTAGTTGTAATAATGTCTTATATTACGgggcggagggagtatataataaATTTTCTGCCTACTGCCACATACTTAATTGAAAAAAGTCACAGTTTGGGCCAGTTGAATACCAAGCAACGTGAAACATCATTACTTTGCATGCTGTACCTATACAGTGATCTAACGACACTTGAGGATTGATTTCTAATATTTTTTCACAGTATTTTAACCTTAGCATTGTTAGAAATTGAGAAAACATTATATATTTGAAAAAATGAACATCCCTATAGGATTACAAAAATGATCTCCCCGTGTATTTTATTTCCTGTCAATGTGCATGGGATTCATGCAGAATCTACCCAAGAAGCACTTGGTAGATTCTGATTCTGATTCACATGTATAGTTCCATGATGATTTGGTCAAATCCACCTTCTCGAAATAGTCTTGGAATGAGTTGTCCTAATGAGTGCTTTTTGTTGTTGCTTAAGTGCCCTAAGAACTTGTTAACTTTTGGCACGCGCTAAAATAAATGGAAACTGGAATTTCACCGTTCCAATGTTACACCAGCTTACCTTCTTGGGTTCCCACCCAAGATAGATGGCATTCCTGATTTACTTACCGTACTTTCATTAGTATATCAGAAGCTTCATCATTATCTCTTTTCTTATGCCAAATACACTGCAGAACTGTTCAGAACTTTTAAGATGAAGTTTGGTAGCATGCAATTTTACAATTTACCTTTTTATGCAGGCAATACTGAATTATGAGAAGGCTGTCCAGCTAAATTGGAATAGCCCACAGGTCACCTCTTTATCTTTTTCTTCATCTTTAGTTCTAGACTGCACATCAAAAGATGAagtagaaagaaaaagaaatagtccTACTTGAACAGTGAGAAAAAAATACgatcaatgttcagaagtgttcaaTAGATATTAGCAACAGGTACACGTTTGAATTACCATTGCATGAGTTGCAGGATACCTTCTGTAGAGCTAGCCCTACTATATTTGCGTTTGAAGATTCTGACTTTGAATGACCTATTGAGTTCATCTAAGATAAAGGCGTCATTGAGCATTCACTCTTCCCCTCAAATGTCCAAGAGAATAGAGAACAAATGGAAAAAAATGCTGTTCAAATGGTATCCCTAGTTTTGTTTTTATATTAAACTACTTTTTGTGTTTATTCGTCCTCGTTGTGCATTTTGGAGGAAAAGCTATGAGATGAAACATTATAAAATCACTACCTGTTGTAATTTCTTAATCTTGAGTTATTTAGCAGTCACTCATGCTATTTTCAGCTCTTCCTCAATAACAAGTGTTAGTGCTACTGCTACCTCAACATTGTTGTTTCTTTGATTGCAGGCTCTGAATAACTGGGGTCTTGGACTACAGGTATATTTTATCTTGTGACCTGTCTTTATCTTTGCCTTCTCAGTATGGAATGTCCCTACCTCTTTGCTCAtgagatataaatgctatgtttttCTTTCATTAAGAGTATGAGTCTGCAATACAGGAACTGAGTGCCATCGTTCCTgcccgggagaaacaaaccaTCATAAAAACAGCTATAAGTAAGGTATATGAACTTTGCAATTACTTGTTCTGGGAGGATTTTCTCATTGAACGATATACCAGTGATAATCTACTGGCACCTATCTTCTGTCTTCGCAGTTCCGTGTTGCTATCCAATTGCAATTTGATTTCCATCGGGCAATATACAACCTTGGAACTGTTTTGGTATGTTTCCTGATATACTACTACTGTTTTTGTGCATATTGATATGCTTTTAATGTATTTGACATGCGTGCTTCAGTTTGAATACATTGCCTAAACAAGTTAAACTTAATAAAAGAATTGCTTTCTTTGTCATTTTTGATGTTACAGTATGGCTTAGCCGAGGATACCATGAGATCTGGGAGGCCAGATGTATCCGCTAATGAGCTATACAGTCAGTCTGCCATCTATGTTGCAGCAGCTCATGCATTGAAACCAAATTACTCGGTACTTgtttctgctttttttttttctgatAACTGCACCTTgtttccttttttgtttgttaAAAACATAAGAATCAACAGTGTGTTATTTTCGTCTAATGCAGGTGTATCGCAGTGCTTTGCGATTGGTTCGCATGATGGTATGACTCAGTTGATTTATTTCCTGACACTATATTATTTGCCGGTTGTTACCTGATGATAGGTACTACCTCCGTTCTGTATGAACTGTTGCAGATTTGCctaaatatgcatgtatctaacgtgtctagatacatgcatatttagAAAAATCTGTGACATTTAATATGCAACGGAGGAGGTAGTATTTATGTAGGTGCGATATGGgtaatttgttccaaactttGTTGTTTGTTTATTAAAATGCTTTGTCAAGTCCTATTCATTAGCGAAAATCAAGCAATCTAGGGGCTAGGTGGCTTTGAACTTGGTTAAACTTTGTTTCTTTTAATATTTTGTTTGTACTCATCAGTTTTTGGCACATTCCTGTTCTCTATTTCTATTAATCATAGAAGAATAATTCGGAAAAAATAACTTTGTCATATTAAACGATGCAGCTACCTTTGCCGTATCTTAAAGTGGGATATTTGACTGCTCCTCCAGCAAACAATGCCATTGCACCACACAGTGATTGGGAGAGGTCACAATTTGTTTTGAACCATGAGGGACTCCAGCAGGTTCATCCTTGTTGTATTGGACACTTACTCGTCTGCAGTTTGGAGTTACTAATTTTCGTTTCTGCTCTTTCTAGCACCTTGCTATTTGAATCTAATGTTTTTCTTTTAACCGTAGGTCGATGGCTCTAACCAGCCTCCATCACAATCACCTGGCAATACTGACGGAGGAAGAAAGCCTACCAGAATAGCTGTTGCGGATATTGTTTCTGTGGCAGCATCCGCTGATCTAACATTGCCACCTGGCGCTGGCCTTTGCATAGATACTGTTCATGGGGCCAGATTCTTGGTATACATTTGCCAATTGCCTTTATTTCATTTTGTTCTATTGAAACGAATACAGAAAATGTATGCTTCTAAAATTTACAAATGAACTCTGTGACAGGTTGCTGATAGCTGGGAGGCTCTTGACGGTTGGCTAGACGCTTTATGCCTTGTCTACACTATATTTGCAAGAGGGAAAAGTGATGTCCTTGCGGGTATTATTACTGGTTAATGTCTCATACTGAAAAACTGCAAAATGAAGAGCCTCGGAGATTGTCTAGGTTTGTTGTCAATTGATTTTCTGCTGTTCACTTCTCATATGTCTCCCTGCGTCGATTTGTCTCCTGGATTATGTAAAGTACATAAAAGTAGAGAATATGTTGATCAGTAACTCAATTTCTTACTACTGGTAAGAACATGTTCTGAATCGTGCCTTTATAGAAAATGCATTAAGATAAAGGAAATTTTGTTAAAGCTACACTTCTTTGTCAGCTACTCCCTCCATATCACAAATGGATGACCTTTTGAACACCGATACTCTCTTCAAGATATATGCTAGATACAATTTGCGAATCATTTTTAACCTGATGAGGATCAAGTTTAAGTAGACGCTTGTATACCATGCATGACCGAACtttaagagcaactctaacagatctCTTTTATATATTTGGTCCTTAA from Lolium rigidum isolate FL_2022 chromosome 4, APGP_CSIRO_Lrig_0.1, whole genome shotgun sequence encodes the following:
- the LOC124705990 gene encoding protein HLB1-like; this translates as MEEQPTTRPIPADGGELPDGADERAPPVEVEVEYGDDEEEEPPRSATAKQEEASAALGAEGSRPFTTRELLGEIKDDAKAAEADGSGGGGTGSAFGEGNGAVSADEGSSSSQESMQQSSSHHDVAMDLINSVTGVDDEGRSRQRILSFAGKRYVSAIERNPDDPDAYYNWALVLQESADNVDPNSGSSKDSLLEEACKKYAEATRLSPTLYDAYYNWAIAIADRAKTRGRTKEAEDLWKQAILNYEKAVQLNWNSPQALNNWGLGLQELSAIVPAREKQTIIKTAISKFRVAIQLQFDFHRAIYNLGTVLYGLAEDTMRSGRPDVSANELYSQSAIYVAAAHALKPNYSVYRSALRLVRMMLPLPYLKVGYLTAPPANNAIAPHSDWERSQFVLNHEGLQQVDGSNQPPSQSPGNTDGGRKPTRIAVADIVSVAASADLTLPPGAGLCIDTVHGARFLVADSWEALDGWLDALCLVYTIFARGKSDVLAGIITG